One window from the genome of Bufo bufo chromosome 4, aBufBuf1.1, whole genome shotgun sequence encodes:
- the LOC120999843 gene encoding histone H3, with protein MARTKQTARKSTGGKAPRKQLATKAARKSAPATGGVKKPHRYRPGTVALREIRRYQKSTELLIRKLPFQRLVREIAQDFKTDLRFQSSAVMALQEASEAYLVGLFEDTNLCAIHAKRVTIMPKDIQLARRIRGERA; from the coding sequence ATGGCCAGAACCAAGCAGACAGCCCGTAAGTCCACCGGCGGGAAAGCTCCCCGCAAGCAGCTGGCCACTAAGGCCGCCAGGAAGAGCGCCCCCGCCACTGGCGGAGTCAAGAAGCCTCACCGCTACCGGCCCGGGACCGTCGCTCTCCGGGAGATCCGGCGCTACCAGAAGTCCACCGAGCTGCTCATCCGGAAGCTGCCCTTCCAGCGCCTGGTGAGAGAGATCGCCCAGGACTTCAAGACCGACCTTCGCTTCCAGAGCTCGGCCGTCATGGCCCTGCAGGAGGCCAGCGAGGCTTACCTGGTCGGGCTCTTCGAGGACACCAACCTCTGCGCCATCCACGCCAAGCGGGTCACCATCATGCCCAAGGATATCCAGCTGGCCCGCAGGATCCGAGGGGAGAGGGCTTAG
- the LOC120997576 gene encoding histone H2A type 1-like, which yields MSGRGKQGGKVRAKAKTRSSRAGLQFPVGRVHRLLRKGNYAQRVGAGAPVYLAAVLEYLTAEILELAGNAARDNKKTRIIPRHLQLAVRNDEELNKLLGGVTIAQGGVLPNIQAVLLPKKTESTKAAKSK from the coding sequence ATGTCTGGACGCGGCAAACAAGGAGGCAAAGTCCGGGCTAAGGCCAAGACCCGCTCCTCCCGGGCAGGGCTCCAGTTCCCGGTCGGCCGAGTGCACAGGCTCCTCCGCAAGGGCAACTACGCCCAGAGGGTGGGCGCCGGCGCTCCCGTCTACTTGGCCGCTGTGCTCGAGTATCTCACCGCCGAGATCCTGGAGCTGGCCGGCAATGCCGCCCGCGACAACAAGAAGACCCGCATCATCCCCCGCCACCTGCAGCTGGCCGTGCGCAACGACGAGGAGCTCAACAAGCTGCTGGGCGGCGTCACCATCGCCCAGGGAGGCGTCCTGCCCAACATCCAGGCCGTGCTGCTGCCCAAGAAGACCGAGAGCACCAAGGCGGCCAAGAGCAAGTGA